The following are from one region of the Amedibacterium intestinale genome:
- a CDS encoding flavodoxin, translated as MKSLVAYFSCSGTTEKAAKLIADTLHADLYEIKPKEPYTSADLNWMDSSSRSSVEMKDKSSRPAIGNKVENMEAYDVIYLGFPIWWYIAPTIINTFLESYDFKGKTIVPFATSGGSGAGKTDMYLHASCSEEVNWKSTTMLNGNVTKEKIKKWLDNMHIS; from the coding sequence TCCTGCAGTGGAACTACAGAAAAAGCCGCAAAGTTGATTGCGGATACACTACATGCAGATTTATATGAAATTAAACCGAAAGAACCTTATACTTCTGCAGATTTAAACTGGATGGACAGCTCCTCAAGAAGCAGTGTAGAAATGAAGGATAAGTCCTCTCGACCTGCAATTGGTAATAAAGTAGAAAACATGGAAGCCTATGATGTTATTTATCTTGGTTTTCCAATTTGGTGGTATATTGCGCCAACGATTATCAATACTTTTTTAGAAAGTTATGATTTTAAAGGAAAAACAATTGTTCCATTTGCGACTTCGGGAGGAAGTGGAGCAGGAAAAACAGATATGTATTTACATGCAAGCTGCAGTGAAGAAGTAAACTGGAAATCCACTACAATGTTGAATGGAAATGTTACAAAAGAGAAAATAAAGAAATGGCTGGATAACATGCATATATCTTAA